Proteins from a genomic interval of Trifolium pratense cultivar HEN17-A07 linkage group LG6, ARS_RC_1.1, whole genome shotgun sequence:
- the LOC123893085 gene encoding uncharacterized protein LOC123893085: MNSTKVMSFELNGMQIKTTVTNEAIVINERIMSFLQPTSDHGTKVIGFDFEWHPITYFESARTNPQTNHGSADRNCPPPSQASPATFQLCDGNSCLIIYTRPKSKIPLSLLNFLRQPNYTFVGCGIKDNFAKLEKHFYGIGCRNAVELGTLAATIMDEPHLRFCGVDELAFLVDELDLRKERPLNMTFDWGHYPYSENLAKLATVNVYSYHKIGSTLLAKYRPQSNPPLGVCLI; this comes from the coding sequence ATGAATTCCACAAAGGTTATGTCGTTTGAGCTGAATGGAATGCAAATCAAAACCACCGTGACCAATGAAGCAATAGTGATCAATGAACGCATAATGTCTTTCTTACAACCTACCAGCGATCACGGAACTAAGGTAATCGGGTTTGATTTCGAGTGGCATCCGATTACATATTTTGAATCAGCTAGAACCAATCCCCAAACCAATCATGGATCTGCAGATAGAAACTGTCCTCCTCCTTCCCAGGCCAGTCCTGCAACCTTTCAACTTTGTGATGGAAATTCGTGTCTTATTATTTACACACGTCCTAAGAGTAAGATTCCTCTTTCGCTACTTAATTTTCTTCGTCAACCAAATTATACATTCGTTGGCTGTGGCATCAAAGACAATTTTGCTAAATTGGAGAAACATTTTTATGGGATCGGATGCAGAAATGCTGTAGAACTTGGAACCTTGGCTGCTACTATCATGGATGAGCCTCATTTACGTTTTTGTGGCGTTGATGAACTAGCATTTCTGGTTGATGAACTTGATCTTCGTAAGGAAAGGCCTTTAAACATGACTTTTGATTGGGGACATTATCCTTATAGCGAAAACCTAGCTAAACTTGCTACTGTTAATGTTTACTCTTATCATAAGATTGGGAGCACATTGCTTGCAAAGTATAGACCTCAATCAAATCCACCTCTCGGTGTTTGTTTGATTtag